The following proteins are co-located in the Silene latifolia isolate original U9 population chromosome 1, ASM4854445v1, whole genome shotgun sequence genome:
- the LOC141651362 gene encoding uncharacterized protein LOC141651362: MRVAQDRQKSYADLKRSEIEFAVGDKVLLEVSPMKGVMRFGKRGKLSEKYIGPYEILDRVAAETVEMDKNLSYVEVAKEILDRKVRNTRNSEIALVKVLWFNHNVEEATWEAEAQIREKYPHLFA; this comes from the exons ATGAGAGTTGCACaagatcgacagaagagttatgcagatttgaaGAGAAGTGAGATTGAGTTTGCTGTGGGAGACAAAGTATTGTTGGAAGTGTCACCAATGAAAGGAGTGATGCGGTTTGGCAAGAGAGGGAAGCTGAGTGAGAAGTACATTGGGCCTTATGAGATTCTAGATAGAGTTG CAGCTGAGACAGTTGAGATGGATAAGAATTTATCTTATGTGGAGGTGGCTAAGGAGATTTTGGACAGAAAGGTGAGGAATACTAGAAATAGTGAGATTGCATTGGTGAAAGTTTTATGGTTTAATCATAATGTAGAAGAAGCTACTTGGGAAGCTGAAgctcagataagagagaaatatCCTCATTTATTTGCTTAA